CGATCGCAGGGGCAGGCCTCCGTGCCTGCCCTTCCTCTTTTTCGCCATAATCGAAAGGAAGAGGGCAGGCACGGAGGCCTGCCCCTACACGACCGTTACCGCATCCCATCGCTTACCGCGAGGCGACGACGAACAACAGGATGATGTTCAGCAGCACAGAAACGCCAGCGGCCAGCGCCACTGCCATCACGGCCGGTTGGCTCCAAACGGACTCACCGCGGCTGGTGGGGATGTCGATCGTCTTGCCGGTCTCCTCGATCTTCTCCAGTGAATCCAGATCAACCGCCCGGTGGGCGTGCGTGGGAGCGCCACCGTTCAACACCGACTTTAAGTCTTCCACAAGGTCTTCGGTGCTGGCGTAGCGATCGTTGCGATCCTTCGCCATCGCGAACTCGATGATTTCGGCGACGCCGGCCGACAGGGCGGTGTTGATGTGGTCGGCGGGCACCAGCGGTGACTTCAGGTGCTTGTGCATCACGGCGCTCGGCGTGTCACCTTCAAACGGGGGCCGGCCCGTGACCAGGTGGTACATTGTCGCACCAAGCGAGTAGATGTCGGCGCGGAAGTCGATGTCGACGTCGCCGCGGATCTGCTCGGGGCTGATGTAGTACGGCGTGCCGTACGCCTTGCCCGCCTCGCTCTCGGCGGCCTCTTTGTCGTCCGTCGCGCGAGCCAGACCGAGGTCGGTCAGCTTCGCCACGCCCTGCGGCGTCAGGATGATGTTCTTCGGCTTCACGTCGCGGTGAATCAAATTGCGCAGATGGGCGTGCGCCAGCGCATCGGCGATCTGAAGCGTGGTGTCGATCGCCTCGCGCTCGGAGAAGCTCTTGC
The Tepidisphaeraceae bacterium DNA segment above includes these coding regions:
- a CDS encoding serine/threonine-protein kinase — protein: MSRSDSNVTGITTSLDTEVGKVVVEAGLATRSELSFCREQQKQSSDPNARSLADILVENNFITANQAKRLRQQVEERKATSQLPGYQLIVKVGKGAMATVYKARQISLDRIVAVKVLPKRMSESKDFVDRFYKEGKAAARLSHNNIVQAIDVAESPDGFHFFVMEFIEGKTLYDIMAPPPNGDGKSFSEREAIDTTLQIADALAHAHLRNLIHRDVKPKNIILTPQGVAKLTDLGLARATDDKEAAESEAGKAYGTPYYISPEQIRGDVDIDFRADIYSLGATMYHLVTGRPPFEGDTPSAVMHKHLKSPLVPADHINTALSAGVAEIIEFAMAKDRNDRYASTEDLVEDLKSVLNGGAPTHAHRAVDLDSLEKIEETGKTIDIPTSRGESVWSQPAVMAVALAAGVSVLLNIILLFVVASR